In one Streptomyces sp. NBC_01288 genomic region, the following are encoded:
- a CDS encoding PASTA domain-containing protein, translated as MIRRIAVLIVCALVMSGLGGCGRGAHSFAVQAVAAGVPSLAPFFDEKQGLGQDAAVRSMPVRGSLQQGDTPGLYGGTKKPTVCDVAKLKRFLTDPANRPKAVAWSGVLGIATDQIPGYLDRLTPVLLRHDTLVQNHDYKEGKATPYNSLLQAGIAILVDEQGEPAAKCSCGNPLRPFKGDASRISVKFADGNKKWNGYRASSVVAVRPAPRRMEGLALVDVDDPDTGITRPVGTTGKHDTTFDTRQQHAVPDLAGMTFGAARRQLVSGGLAVGYGGSALPADDAQVTASDPPAGTELRFGEYVMVSVAGGTSGGAASTPPGPTPSGPTLAPPTSTAPPSTSAPAPPTSSSPPSSPPPSSPTSEPPSDPPPSSGSPTTGSPSVVSHSPSTSAPVTSSAPLTSAPVTTSSAPVTAGASVTTGTPTTTVSATTTET; from the coding sequence GTGATCCGCAGGATCGCCGTGCTGATCGTCTGCGCCCTGGTCATGAGTGGACTGGGGGGATGCGGCAGGGGCGCACATTCGTTCGCCGTACAGGCGGTCGCCGCCGGAGTTCCGTCGCTCGCGCCTTTCTTCGACGAGAAACAGGGACTGGGACAGGACGCCGCAGTGCGCTCGATGCCCGTGCGGGGCAGCTTGCAGCAGGGGGACACGCCTGGGCTGTACGGGGGTACCAAGAAACCGACCGTCTGTGACGTGGCGAAGCTCAAGAGGTTCCTGACCGATCCCGCGAATCGCCCGAAGGCCGTTGCCTGGTCGGGCGTACTGGGTATCGCCACGGATCAGATTCCGGGCTATCTGGATCGACTCACACCCGTACTCCTGCGTCACGACACTCTCGTACAGAACCACGACTACAAAGAGGGAAAGGCCACGCCCTACAACTCCCTTCTCCAGGCGGGAATCGCGATTCTCGTCGACGAGCAGGGGGAACCCGCCGCGAAGTGCTCGTGCGGAAATCCACTGCGTCCCTTCAAGGGCGACGCGAGCCGTATTTCCGTCAAGTTCGCGGACGGCAACAAGAAGTGGAACGGATATCGCGCGTCCTCGGTCGTGGCCGTGCGTCCGGCGCCGCGGAGGATGGAGGGGCTCGCTCTCGTCGACGTCGACGATCCCGACACCGGCATCACGCGTCCGGTCGGTACGACGGGCAAGCACGACACCACCTTCGACACCCGGCAGCAGCACGCTGTGCCCGACCTCGCGGGGATGACATTCGGGGCGGCGCGACGGCAACTGGTGAGCGGGGGGCTGGCCGTGGGCTACGGCGGGAGTGCGCTGCCGGCCGACGACGCGCAGGTCACGGCGTCCGATCCGCCGGCCGGGACCGAGCTGCGGTTCGGGGAGTACGTGATGGTGAGCGTGGCCGGTGGGACGAGTGGCGGCGCTGCTTCCACTCCCCCGGGCCCGACGCCCTCCGGGCCGACGCTTGCTCCGCCGACCTCCACGGCACCGCCCTCGACGTCCGCACCAGCACCACCCACGTCCTCGTCACCGCCTTCGTCGCCACCACCGTCCTCACCCACGAGCGAGCCGCCGTCCGACCCACCGCCGTCGAGCGGTTCGCCTACGACCGGTTCGCCCTCGGTGGTGTCCCACTCGCCGTCGACGAGCGCACCGGTCACCAGCAGCGCCCCGTTGACGAGCGCTCCCGTGACCACCAGCAGCGCACCCGTCACCGCAGGCGCCTCCGTGACGACCGGCACGCCCACCACCACCGTCTCCGCCACCACGACCGAGACGTGA